A genomic window from Peromyscus maniculatus bairdii isolate BWxNUB_F1_BW_parent chromosome 1, HU_Pman_BW_mat_3.1, whole genome shotgun sequence includes:
- the LOC143273384 gene encoding synaptotagmin-5-like — protein MGLKRNGIGWRGNQAKIQAALRNQVRASQSTSRGFDACCVHPSAVPAWVLATIVLGSGLLVFSSCFCLYWKRCRRRMGKKSQAQAQVHLQEVKELGRSYIDKVQPEIEELDPSPSMPGQQVSDKHQLGRLQYSLDYDFQTGQLLVGILQAEGLAALDLGGSSDSYVSVYLLPDKRRRHETKVHRQTLNPHFGETFAFKVPYVELGGSVLVLAVYDFDRFSRNDAIGEVRVPMSPPISSSVVV, from the exons ATGGGATTAAAAAGGAACGGAATCGGCTGGAGGGGAAACCAGGCTAAGATTCAGGCTGCCTTACGGAATCAAGTCCGAGCTAGCCAGTCAACTTCCCGGGGCTTTGATGCGTGTTGTGTCCATCCTTCTGCAGTGCCTGCCTGGGTCCTGGCCACCATCGTGCTGGGCTCAGGCCTCCTGGTCTTCAGCAGCTGTTTCTGTCTCTACTGGAAGCGCTGTCGGAGACGGATGGGCAAGAAGAGTCAGGCCCAAgcccaagtccatcttcaggaAGTGAAGGAGCTGGGCCGGAGTTACATAGATAAG GTTCAGCCTGAAATAGAGGAGCTGGACCCCTCACCTTCCATGCCAGGACAGCAGGTTTCAGACAAGCACCAGCTAGGACGGTTGCAGTATTCACTGGATTATGACTTCCAGACTGGTCAG CTCCTGGTGGGCATCTTGCAAGCCGAAGGACTGGCAGCATTGGACCTGGGAGGTTCCTCAGACTCCTATGTGAGTGTCTACCTGCTGCCAGACAAGCGGAGGCGACATGAGACCAAGGTGCATCGGCAGACCCTGAATCCACACTTTGGGGAGACCTTTGCCTTCAAG GTCCCGTACGTGGAACTGGGGGGCAGTGTGCTGGTCCTGGCGGTGTATGACTTCGATCGCTTCTCCCGCAACGATGCCATCGGGGAGGTGCGGGTGCCCATGAgccctcccatttcctcttctgtggtggtttga